From Bacteroidota bacterium, one genomic window encodes:
- a CDS encoding NADH:ubiquinone oxidoreductase — MFGNFKILIHQGKQYIPDVTKAEVPGIFRGRPQISNEKTDTTALAEICPTEAISLNPVSIDLGKCTFCGECAIAFPDKIKFTKDYKLSTNDRERLIVKEGDDKLITLNREIVRKEISEYFSGSLKLRQVSAGGDNSCELELNACGNVNFDMGRFGIEFVASPRHADGIVITGPITENMAAPLQNCYDAIPEPKIIILAGTDAISGGIFIDSPALNRSFLDNYKIDLYVPGNPVHPLTFINGVLELIKRRK, encoded by the coding sequence ATGTTTGGAAATTTTAAAATACTGATCCACCAGGGAAAGCAATACATTCCCGATGTAACAAAAGCAGAAGTGCCCGGAATTTTCAGGGGAAGGCCACAAATCTCCAATGAAAAAACCGATACTACAGCTCTCGCAGAAATTTGTCCTACTGAAGCTATTTCACTTAATCCTGTGAGCATTGATCTCGGAAAATGTACTTTCTGCGGAGAATGTGCGATCGCTTTCCCCGACAAAATAAAATTCACGAAAGATTACAAACTATCCACGAATGATCGTGAACGATTAATTGTAAAAGAAGGAGACGATAAATTAATTACGCTAAATCGGGAAATTGTGCGGAAAGAGATCTCAGAATATTTCAGTGGTTCATTGAAACTGCGGCAGGTTTCTGCAGGAGGGGATAATAGCTGTGAACTGGAATTGAATGCATGCGGCAATGTGAATTTTGATATGGGAAGATTCGGAATTGAATTTGTTGCTTCACCGCGTCATGCCGATGGTATTGTGATCACCGGGCCCATCACTGAAAATATGGCGGCTCCGTTACAGAATTGTTATGACGCAATTCCTGAACCTAAAATCATAATTCTTGCGGGAACAGATGCTATCAGTGGCGGAATTTTCATTGACAGTCCTGCGTTGAACAGGAGTTTCCTCGATAACTATAAAATCGATCTGTATGTGCCTGGAAATCCTGTTCATCCTCTTACTTTCATCAATGGAGTTTTGGAATTGATAAAAAGAAGAAAGTGA
- a CDS encoding response regulator encodes MKEKIKILAVEDNPTDAELLKRHLEKAGFNFDWMHVTTRKEYERALPEFKPDLVLADYHLPSLNGLEAFRIQQKKLPGIPFIIVSATIGEEKAVELIKSGVTDYALKDKIFTLGPKIERAIKEHEEEIEKKNADRKIKVQHEKLNEIAFLQSHQVRSPLASILGLIELIDFGNQKNPKNEKVFSNLKVALKDFDKVVRKIVDKTNDIENTEYDS; translated from the coding sequence ATGAAAGAAAAAATAAAAATACTTGCTGTCGAGGATAATCCTACTGACGCTGAATTGCTGAAACGCCATCTTGAAAAAGCCGGATTCAATTTCGATTGGATGCACGTTACCACAAGAAAGGAATATGAAAGAGCGCTGCCCGAATTCAAGCCGGATCTTGTTCTTGCCGATTATCACCTGCCATCGCTTAATGGCCTTGAAGCTTTCCGCATTCAGCAGAAAAAATTACCAGGTATTCCTTTCATCATTGTTTCTGCAACCATCGGTGAAGAAAAGGCAGTGGAACTGATCAAGTCCGGTGTTACTGATTATGCATTAAAGGATAAAATTTTCACACTCGGGCCAAAGATCGAAAGAGCAATAAAAGAACATGAAGAAGAGATTGAAAAGAAAAATGCCGACAGGAAAATAAAAGTGCAGCATGAAAAACTGAATGAGATCGCTTTCCTTCAGTCGCACCAGGTGCGCAGCCCGCTTGCGAGCATTCTCGGGCTCATCGAACTCATTGACTTCGGGAACCAGAAAAATCCGAAGAATGAAAAAGTATTCAGTAACCTGAAAGTAGCCCTAAAAGATTTTGATAAAGTCGTGCGCAAGATCGTTGACAAGACCAATGATATTGAAAATACTGAGTACGATTCATAA
- a CDS encoding PAS domain S-box protein: MRNRKNAEDEWPRLKADLENRIAERTDELRKNEGRFRTLIENNYDAITLNDSRGMPLYQSPSTERMLGWTLEERKEIPGFSFMHPDDRERLLKIFNEAVANPGQSVHSTHRLQHKDGHYIWTEGFITNMLHNKDVRALVSNFRDITERKNAEEEIRTMNEKLEQKVAERTAELEKKIRELQESEEKFEKAFRASAAGITITRMSDTTYLDVNDAFAKMTGYSREELIGHTSTELRLVANLPKREEVLKQLKETGSVKNSEMTVRNRNGELIEVMTAIETIFYNGEKYTINIIYDITDRKKAEEQLEAVNKELEAFTFSVSHDLRAPLRAVNGYAQMLKEDYGSKLDEEGNRIIDTMRYNAAKMGSLIDDLLAFSRLGRKEIQRADVDMNELVEGVLLEVGKANHYKASVTTGKLHHLNTDYGLMHQVMFNLVSNAFKYSSKKENPAVEISSGEKNNEIIFSVKDNGAGFNMKYAEKLFGVFQRLHSEEEFEGTGVGLAIVQRIIFRQGGRVWAEGETGKGATFYFSLPKNGQHATEY; the protein is encoded by the coding sequence ATGAGAAACCGGAAAAATGCTGAAGATGAATGGCCGCGATTGAAAGCCGATCTTGAAAACAGAATCGCCGAACGAACAGATGAACTCAGAAAAAATGAAGGGCGTTTCCGCACGCTGATTGAAAATAATTACGATGCGATCACGCTCAACGATAGCAGGGGGATGCCTTTATACCAGAGCCCTTCAACAGAAAGAATGCTCGGATGGACACTGGAAGAGCGAAAGGAAATTCCAGGATTTTCTTTCATGCATCCTGATGATCGTGAACGGTTGCTGAAAATATTCAACGAAGCTGTAGCCAATCCCGGACAATCAGTTCACAGTACACACCGCCTGCAACATAAGGATGGTCATTATATCTGGACAGAAGGATTCATCACAAATATGCTGCACAATAAAGATGTTCGTGCGCTCGTGTCGAATTTCCGCGACATCACTGAAAGGAAAAATGCAGAAGAGGAAATTCGCACGATGAATGAAAAGCTGGAACAGAAAGTTGCGGAGCGAACAGCTGAACTCGAAAAAAAGATCCGGGAGTTGCAGGAAAGTGAAGAGAAATTTGAAAAAGCTTTTCGGGCAAGCGCAGCAGGCATCACCATTACACGTATGTCAGACACCACTTATCTTGATGTGAACGATGCGTTCGCGAAAATGACCGGCTATTCACGCGAGGAACTCATCGGCCACACTTCTACTGAACTCCGGCTTGTTGCAAATTTACCAAAGCGCGAAGAAGTGCTAAAGCAATTGAAGGAAACCGGTTCTGTGAAAAATTCTGAAATGACTGTTCGCAATCGAAATGGAGAACTTATTGAAGTAATGACAGCCATTGAAACAATTTTTTACAATGGAGAAAAATATACGATCAATATTATTTACGATATCACCGACCGGAAAAAAGCAGAGGAACAATTGGAAGCAGTGAATAAAGAGCTGGAAGCATTTACTTTTTCCGTTTCGCACGATCTTCGCGCGCCCCTTCGCGCGGTGAATGGTTATGCGCAGATGCTGAAAGAAGATTACGGATCAAAGCTTGACGAGGAAGGAAACCGCATCATCGATACGATGCGTTACAACGCCGCAAAAATGGGATCGCTTATTGATGACCTTCTTGCTTTTTCGCGACTGGGAAGAAAAGAAATACAGCGGGCAGATGTTGACATGAATGAACTGGTGGAAGGTGTGCTTCTCGAAGTCGGGAAAGCAAATCATTACAAAGCGTCGGTAACCACCGGGAAACTTCATCATTTGAATACCGATTATGGTTTGATGCACCAGGTGATGTTCAACCTTGTTTCGAATGCATTCAAATATTCTTCGAAAAAAGAAAATCCTGCAGTAGAGATTTCTTCCGGAGAAAAAAACAATGAAATTATTTTTTCGGTGAAAGACAATGGAGCCGGATTCAATATGAAATATGCTGAAAAACTTTTCGGCGTTTTCCAGCGTTTGCATTCGGAAGAAGAATTTGAAGGCACCGGTGTTGGCCTTGCTATTGTTCAGCGGATCATTTTCCGTCAGGGTGGCCGTGTATGGGCCGAAGGTGAAACCGGCAAAGGAGCCACATTTTATTTTTCATTACCAAAAAACGGGCAACATGCAACAGAATATTGA
- the pgeF gene encoding peptidoglycan editing factor PgeF: protein MKYYTSPLLRTTHAFFTRHGGVSPQPFDSLNFGGSDDDPGNISENRKRALLHAGMDPENVARLNQVHGNEVCFAKKGNQTGDALVTHEKGITLAIGAADCYPILFHDAEKNIIGAAHAGWRGTLARVARNTVIEMEKLGAERKNICAAIGPGISCENYEVSEEIVQQFLDAGFPDEIHTGKNLDLLAANKFVLAECGITSENTWALEKCTTGKDFFSYRRDKGKTGRMWAVIML from the coding sequence ATGAAATATTACACATCGCCTCTCCTTCGAACTACTCATGCTTTTTTCACGCGTCATGGTGGAGTTTCTCCTCAACCATTCGATTCACTCAACTTCGGGGGAAGCGATGACGATCCCGGAAATATTTCGGAGAACAGGAAACGGGCATTGCTTCATGCAGGAATGGATCCGGAAAATGTGGCGCGACTCAACCAGGTTCATGGCAATGAAGTTTGTTTCGCAAAAAAAGGAAATCAAACGGGAGACGCACTTGTTACGCATGAAAAAGGAATTACACTTGCGATCGGTGCAGCCGATTGTTACCCGATTCTTTTTCACGATGCAGAAAAAAATATCATCGGCGCTGCACATGCGGGATGGCGCGGAACACTCGCACGCGTTGCGCGGAACACGGTGATTGAGATGGAAAAACTCGGCGCCGAAAGAAAAAATATATGTGCGGCGATCGGCCCCGGAATTTCCTGTGAAAATTATGAAGTGAGCGAAGAGATCGTTCAGCAATTTCTTGACGCGGGGTTTCCGGATGAAATTCATACAGGAAAAAATCTCGATCTTCTTGCTGCTAATAAATTTGTGCTTGCTGAATGCGGAATTACCAGTGAAAATACCTGGGCATTGGAAAAATGTACAACCGGAAAAGATTTTTTTTCTTACCGGAGAGATAAAGGCAAAACGGGAAGAATGTGGGCGGTCATCATGTTATAG
- the idi gene encoding isopentenyl-diphosphate Delta-isomerase produces MNEMVLLVDTYDRVKGTMDKLQAHQEGKLHRAYSVFIFNSKGELLMQRRALDKYHSKGLWTNTCCSHPRPGELTHESAVKRLKEEMGIITSITKLFHFVYMSPMEDGLFEHEFDHVFIGTSDAVPKKNESEVVDWRWASPEEITAEMDKNPGEFTLWFQLIFKEVLRRMKEK; encoded by the coding sequence ATGAACGAAATGGTTTTGCTGGTAGATACCTACGATCGTGTGAAAGGCACGATGGATAAGTTGCAGGCTCATCAGGAAGGAAAGCTGCACCGGGCTTACTCTGTTTTTATTTTTAATTCCAAAGGAGAATTGCTCATGCAACGGCGTGCGCTCGATAAATATCATTCGAAAGGATTGTGGACGAATACGTGTTGCTCTCATCCGCGCCCGGGCGAACTCACGCATGAGTCGGCCGTGAAAAGACTGAAAGAGGAAATGGGAATCATTACGTCCATCACCAAATTATTTCACTTCGTTTACATGTCGCCGATGGAAGATGGATTATTCGAACACGAATTCGATCATGTTTTCATTGGCACATCTGACGCTGTTCCGAAAAAAAATGAGAGCGAAGTGGTGGACTGGAGATGGGCATCGCCCGAAGAGATCACTGCTGAAATGGATAAGAACCCGGGAGAATTTACACTCTGGTTCCAGCTTATTTTCAAAGAGGTGCTGAGAAGGATGAAAGAGAAATAA
- the purB gene encoding adenylosuccinate lyase, producing MHSDPLSAISPIDGRYRRQVEELAEYFSERALIRYRLLVEAEYFIALCRIPLPQLKDVTEKNFASIRENIFQNFKHEDAVRVKEIEKTTNHDVKAVEYLMKEKFDALGLKSQKEFIHFGLTSQDINNTATPLLLKQAFENILLPELKTVLDELKRMSIAWENVPMLAHTHGQPASPTRLGKEIGVFTSRIDAQLKLLMQIPFSAKFGGATGNFNAHHVAYPSVDWKKFGDEFVASLGLHRSHPTTQIEHYDNLAAFFDSLKRINTILIDLSRDVWEYISMNYFKQKIKEGEVGSSAMPHKVNPIDFENAEGNLGIANALFEHLSAKLPVSRLQRDLTDSTVLRNIGVPVAHTMIALKSLQKGLGKLILNEPALHHDLESNWAVVAEAIQTILRREGFEKPYESLKELTRGNGTVTKDSIHKFIDGLKISEQVKKELKNISPHNYTGI from the coding sequence ATGCATTCTGATCCGCTTTCCGCTATTTCTCCCATTGACGGCCGTTATCGACGGCAGGTGGAAGAACTCGCTGAATATTTTTCCGAACGTGCGCTTATCCGCTATCGCCTGCTCGTGGAAGCAGAATATTTTATTGCGCTCTGCAGGATTCCTCTTCCGCAACTGAAAGATGTAACGGAAAAAAATTTTGCATCCATTCGTGAAAATATTTTTCAAAACTTCAAACACGAAGATGCCGTGCGTGTGAAAGAGATTGAGAAGACCACGAATCACGATGTGAAAGCGGTGGAATATCTCATGAAAGAAAAATTCGATGCACTGGGATTAAAGTCGCAAAAAGAATTCATTCACTTCGGACTGACCTCGCAGGACATCAATAACACGGCAACACCATTGCTGCTGAAGCAGGCGTTTGAAAATATTTTATTGCCCGAATTGAAAACAGTACTCGATGAACTCAAGCGCATGAGCATCGCGTGGGAGAATGTGCCTATGCTCGCACACACACACGGGCAGCCCGCGTCGCCCACGCGCCTGGGAAAAGAGATCGGCGTTTTCACTTCGCGCATTGATGCGCAATTGAAATTACTGATGCAGATTCCGTTCAGCGCAAAATTCGGCGGGGCAACAGGAAATTTCAACGCACATCATGTTGCCTATCCTTCTGTGGACTGGAAAAAATTCGGTGATGAGTTCGTTGCTTCGCTTGGATTGCATCGTTCGCATCCCACCACGCAGATCGAGCATTACGATAACCTGGCAGCATTTTTCGATTCGCTGAAACGGATCAACACTATTCTCATTGATCTCTCGCGTGATGTGTGGGAATATATTTCAATGAATTATTTTAAACAGAAAATAAAAGAAGGCGAAGTGGGTTCATCGGCGATGCCGCACAAAGTGAACCCGATCGATTTTGAAAATGCAGAAGGAAATCTGGGAATTGCGAATGCATTGTTCGAACACCTGAGCGCAAAACTTCCTGTTTCAAGATTGCAACGCGATCTCACCGACTCCACCGTGCTGCGGAATATAGGCGTTCCCGTTGCGCACACAATGATCGCTTTGAAAAGCCTGCAGAAAGGTTTGGGGAAATTAATTCTCAATGAGCCGGCGCTTCATCATGATCTTGAATCAAACTGGGCCGTTGTTGCGGAAGCGATACAGACCATTCTACGAAGGGAAGGATTTGAAAAACCATACGAATCGCTGAAAGAACTCACGAGAGGAAACGGAACGGTCACGAAAGATTCCATTCACAAATTCATCGACGGACTGAAAATTTCGGAGCAAGTAAAAAAAGAATTGAAAAATATTTCTCCGCATAATTATACGGGGATATAG
- a CDS encoding response regulator has translation MQQNIEIILIEDNKSDAELILRALKKNNLINRIIHLKDGEEALNYFFGNENSPAKNDATPKVILLDLKMPKVNGIEVLKKMKSNERTKKIPVVVLTSSREDPDIRVCYELGVNSYVVKPVQFDQFVKAVSELGLYWTLINQPPN, from the coding sequence ATGCAACAGAATATTGAAATAATTCTCATCGAAGACAACAAGAGTGACGCCGAACTGATCCTTCGAGCGTTGAAAAAAAATAATCTCATCAACCGGATCATTCACCTGAAAGACGGAGAGGAAGCGCTCAATTATTTTTTCGGGAATGAAAATTCACCGGCTAAAAATGATGCAACGCCAAAAGTTATTTTACTTGACCTGAAAATGCCGAAAGTGAATGGAATAGAAGTGTTGAAGAAAATGAAAAGTAATGAGCGCACAAAAAAAATTCCTGTCGTGGTACTCACTTCTTCGCGCGAAGATCCCGATATCCGCGTATGCTACGAACTGGGAGTGAACAGCTACGTGGTGAAGCCCGTGCAATTCGATCAGTTCGTAAAAGCAGTAAGTGAATTAGGATTATACTGGACGCTCATCAATCAACCGCCAAATTGA
- a CDS encoding Omp28-related outer membrane protein gives MKKIYTLIATLTVGTVMSAQASFSEDFESYNVGDYIGAVSPNWTTWNGVTGGTEDTQVENLMNTTVSGSKSCYWQSDTSTGGPQDCVLPFGGQYTSGNFTYQMNIFVESGKGAYYNFQGAVTLGNEFAFECYMIQTGTLIVSNTSGTFLTGTYPTNQWFNMRWDINLNTNVWALYINNVLQGSFHNTIDHVAAIDIFAYNGANGGNNQAGYYVDDVSYAYTPYTLPVLNAGLSAIGVLNPATKTPVNITGLVGQTRPMAVTVRNLGTTAITSFDLSYNYNSINHNQSVSSVNIPSLGSRTFVFNSPATLVAGNLPMYAVISNVNAMGADNDNSDDTTWTNANITTVPAPGKVVIGEEATGTWCPWCVRGTVYMDYMSNDFDGYWAGIAVHNSANDPMTVPPYDAGLASTAFPKVFVDRTAPVDPSVVETNFLTRVVITPKATLTNGAMWNATNDTLNVSLTYNFPNAMSGTGYKVVCVLTEDSVSGTGGTWSQNNAYAGGANGPMGGFEALTNPVPYSQIQYNHVARAISPSFLGFAGFPSSITANQNITFDFKFAVPANWNPAKMHIIGMLVLPSANVDNGSVSTVTQAISNGFLNGTTVTGITSPDQPDAAVELYPNPATNGSTNASVVLSKPENVSMTITDVTGKIIAQRDYGMLSGANYLPINTSEFANGIYVVAVKTGSSVTTSKLIIQ, from the coding sequence ATGAAAAAAATCTACACCCTTATCGCTACACTCACTGTGGGCACAGTGATGTCGGCACAAGCATCATTCTCCGAAGATTTTGAAAGTTATAATGTGGGCGATTATATCGGTGCTGTTTCACCTAATTGGACAACGTGGAATGGAGTTACCGGAGGAACAGAAGACACACAGGTAGAAAATCTGATGAATACCACTGTATCGGGATCTAAATCCTGTTATTGGCAGTCCGATACTTCCACGGGCGGTCCGCAGGATTGCGTTCTTCCTTTCGGCGGACAATACACTTCCGGAAATTTCACTTACCAGATGAATATTTTTGTTGAATCAGGTAAAGGCGCTTATTATAATTTCCAGGGCGCTGTTACACTCGGCAATGAATTTGCATTCGAGTGCTACATGATCCAGACCGGAACACTGATCGTTTCCAATACAAGCGGAACTTTCCTCACCGGAACTTATCCGACGAACCAATGGTTCAATATGCGCTGGGATATCAATCTCAATACAAACGTTTGGGCGCTTTACATAAATAATGTTCTGCAGGGTTCCTTCCACAATACGATCGATCATGTTGCTGCCATTGATATTTTCGCTTACAACGGAGCGAATGGTGGAAATAATCAGGCCGGATATTATGTTGACGATGTGAGTTATGCTTACACACCTTACACACTTCCTGTGCTCAACGCCGGACTTTCTGCAATAGGTGTACTGAATCCTGCAACGAAAACTCCGGTGAATATTACCGGCCTCGTTGGACAAACACGTCCGATGGCTGTTACTGTTCGCAATCTCGGAACTACTGCGATCACTTCATTCGATCTTTCTTACAATTACAACAGCATCAATCATAATCAATCGGTGTCGAGTGTAAATATTCCTTCACTCGGATCACGGACTTTTGTTTTCAATTCGCCGGCGACTTTGGTTGCAGGAAATTTGCCGATGTATGCAGTGATCTCGAATGTAAATGCAATGGGTGCCGATAATGATAACAGTGATGATACCACGTGGACGAATGCAAATATTACAACCGTTCCTGCACCGGGAAAAGTTGTAATAGGTGAAGAGGCAACCGGAACATGGTGTCCGTGGTGCGTACGCGGAACTGTTTACATGGATTACATGAGCAACGATTTCGACGGATACTGGGCTGGAATTGCAGTGCACAACAGTGCGAATGATCCGATGACCGTTCCTCCTTACGATGCAGGACTTGCGTCAACTGCTTTCCCAAAAGTTTTTGTTGACCGGACTGCGCCTGTAGATCCTTCTGTTGTAGAAACCAATTTCCTCACGCGCGTTGTGATCACGCCGAAAGCAACACTCACCAATGGTGCAATGTGGAATGCAACGAACGATACGTTGAATGTTTCTCTCACTTACAATTTTCCGAATGCAATGTCGGGAACTGGTTACAAAGTTGTTTGCGTGCTCACCGAAGATTCTGTTTCAGGAACCGGCGGAACATGGAGCCAAAACAACGCGTATGCAGGTGGGGCAAACGGGCCAATGGGCGGATTCGAAGCTTTGACGAATCCTGTTCCTTACTCACAAATACAATACAATCACGTTGCACGCGCTATTTCACCTTCGTTCCTGGGCTTCGCCGGATTTCCATCATCAATAACAGCAAATCAGAATATTACTTTCGATTTCAAATTTGCTGTTCCTGCAAACTGGAATCCTGCGAAGATGCATATCATAGGAATGCTGGTGTTGCCCAGTGCAAATGTGGATAACGGTTCTGTTTCTACAGTTACACAAGCTATCTCAAACGGATTTCTGAACGGTACAACAGTTACTGGAATCACTTCTCCTGATCAGCCCGATGCAGCAGTGGAACTTTATCCGAATCCGGCAACCAACGGATCTACTAATGCAAGTGTGGTGTTAAGCAAACCGGAAAATGTTTCCATGACGATCACCGATGTTACCGGAAAAATTATTGCGCAGCGCGATTACGGAATGCTGAGCGGCGCAAATTATCTTCCGATCAACACCAGTGAATTTGCAAATGGAATTTATGTAGTTGCAGTTAAAACCGGAAGTTCAGTTACCACTTCGAAATTAATTATACAGTAA
- a CDS encoding DNA polymerase III subunit gamma/tau, whose amino-acid sequence MENFVVSARKYRPATFNTVVGQSSITNTLKNAIRNNHLAQSFLFCGPRGVGKTTCARILAKTINCTNLTKETEACDKCENCTSFNSGQTMNVFELDAASNNGVEDIRNLVDQVRIPPQMGMYKVYIIDEVHMLSAGAFNAFLKTLEEPPKYAIFILATTERHKIIPTILSRCQVFNFNRIQIDDIANHLAFIAKNENVKAEQDALHIIAQKADGALRDACSIFDQVVSFSGNELTYKNVIENLNVLDYDYYFKAVDLLLAENIPGTLLLFNEILSNGFDGHNFISGMAEHFRNLLVCKDQQTLELLEVGQNIREKYKVQSVNCSVDFLLRALGLTNKCDVAYRSSRNPRLLVEFCLMQLTAINRVTATAEKKNDDPELIFGTRAAGSPKKKAAIPLTDNIPEAEKVQPVVLQHKQEAEPPAETQTTSRKINLRATSSIAGMLNASQEKTEKKVVEEIKTGGVQQDFSQEELEKVWKSYAGFLRNKGKESDYAFLTMNKPVKVNAALISFTVFNKAAETNINEDKTELMGYLRRMLKNNSFNLEIIVTKDESGSKIYTSADKYKHFVKINPALDKLRTQFDLDVEY is encoded by the coding sequence ATGGAAAATTTTGTAGTCTCAGCCCGCAAGTATCGCCCCGCAACTTTCAATACAGTTGTCGGTCAATCTTCCATTACCAATACGCTGAAGAACGCGATCCGCAATAATCATCTTGCCCAATCATTTTTATTCTGCGGCCCGCGTGGCGTAGGCAAGACCACGTGTGCGCGCATTCTCGCGAAGACCATCAATTGCACCAATCTTACTAAAGAAACCGAAGCGTGTGATAAATGTGAGAATTGCACTTCGTTCAACAGCGGACAAACAATGAATGTGTTTGAATTGGATGCTGCATCGAACAATGGTGTTGAAGATATCCGGAATCTTGTGGACCAGGTTCGCATTCCACCGCAAATGGGAATGTACAAAGTGTATATCATCGACGAGGTGCACATGTTGTCGGCAGGAGCTTTCAATGCTTTCCTGAAAACGCTCGAAGAACCGCCGAAGTATGCGATCTTCATTCTTGCAACAACAGAACGACATAAGATCATTCCAACTATTCTTTCACGTTGCCAGGTTTTTAATTTCAACCGCATACAGATCGATGATATTGCAAATCACCTCGCGTTCATTGCGAAAAATGAAAATGTAAAAGCAGAACAGGATGCATTGCACATCATAGCGCAGAAAGCAGACGGTGCTTTGCGGGATGCCTGTTCCATTTTCGACCAGGTGGTGAGTTTTTCAGGAAATGAACTCACTTATAAAAATGTGATCGAGAACCTGAATGTGCTCGACTATGATTATTATTTCAAAGCCGTCGATCTTCTTCTTGCTGAAAATATTCCGGGAACGTTGCTGTTGTTCAACGAAATTCTTTCCAATGGATTCGATGGACATAATTTCATTTCGGGAATGGCGGAACATTTCAGGAATCTTCTCGTGTGCAAAGATCAGCAGACACTGGAGTTGCTGGAAGTGGGGCAGAATATCCGTGAGAAATACAAAGTGCAATCGGTGAATTGCAGCGTCGATTTTCTTCTGCGCGCGCTCGGACTCACCAACAAATGCGATGTGGCCTACCGGAGTTCGCGCAATCCCAGGTTGCTGGTTGAATTCTGCCTGATGCAGCTCACCGCGATCAACAGGGTTACCGCCACTGCAGAAAAAAAAAATGACGATCCCGAGTTGATCTTTGGTACACGCGCTGCAGGATCCCCGAAAAAGAAAGCAGCGATCCCCTTAACTGATAATATTCCGGAAGCTGAAAAAGTTCAGCCGGTTGTGTTACAACACAAACAGGAAGCAGAGCCGCCCGCTGAAACGCAAACAACTTCCCGGAAAATAAATCTTCGAGCTACATCGAGTATTGCCGGAATGCTCAATGCCAGCCAGGAGAAGACGGAAAAGAAGGTGGTGGAAGAAATAAAGACCGGTGGTGTTCAGCAGGATTTCTCCCAGGAAGAACTTGAAAAAGTATGGAAATCCTACGCCGGTTTTCTCCGTAATAAAGGCAAAGAGTCGGATTATGCTTTTCTTACCATGAACAAGCCGGTGAAAGTAAATGCAGCGCTTATTTCTTTCACGGTGTTCAACAAAGCGGCAGAGACCAACATCAATGAGGATAAAACAGAATTGATGGGATACCTGAGGCGCATGCTGAAAAATAATTCTTTCAATCTCGAGATCATCGTGACTAAAGACGAGAGTGGTTCAAAAATTTATACGTCGGCCGATAAATACAAACATTTTGTAAAAATAAATCCGGCGCTTGATAAATTGAGGACGCAGTTCGATCTTGATGTGGAGTATTAG
- a CDS encoding glycosyltransferase family 2 protein — protein sequence MFVSGFTIVCNAIKFDYPIVEAIRSILPLCDEVIVAVGKSEDETLQLIKNIGDKKIKIIETVWDDSLREGGRVLADETDKAYGAISKNADWCFYIQGDEVIHEKFHPAIKMSMEKWRSDKSVEGLLFNYVHFYGSYDYVGDSRKWYRKEIRVVRKNDEIVSYRDAQGFRKKNNSKLLVKQIDASVYHYGWVKPPQAQQAKQESFHKMWHDDEWMKKNIPVAGIFDYSKIDSLAEFHGTHPEVMKERIQKQNWKFNFDPAKKKWGMKMRLLMWIEKTSGWRVGEYKNYILK from the coding sequence ATGTTCGTCTCCGGTTTTACAATTGTCTGCAATGCAATAAAGTTCGATTACCCGATCGTTGAAGCGATACGTTCCATTCTGCCTTTGTGTGATGAAGTGATCGTTGCCGTAGGAAAATCGGAAGATGAAACATTGCAGCTCATAAAAAATATCGGCGATAAAAAAATAAAGATCATTGAAACCGTGTGGGACGATTCTTTGCGCGAAGGCGGGCGCGTTCTCGCAGATGAAACGGATAAAGCGTACGGGGCAATTTCAAAAAATGCGGACTGGTGTTTTTATATACAGGGCGATGAAGTGATCCACGAAAAATTTCATCCTGCAATAAAAATGTCTATGGAAAAATGGAGAAGCGATAAAAGTGTGGAGGGATTGCTTTTCAACTATGTGCATTTTTATGGTTCTTATGATTATGTCGGCGATTCGAGAAAATGGTACAGGAAAGAAATTCGTGTTGTGCGTAAAAATGATGAAATAGTTTCTTATCGTGATGCGCAGGGATTCCGCAAAAAAAATAATTCAAAGTTGCTGGTGAAACAGATCGATGCTTCCGTTTACCATTACGGTTGGGTGAAACCTCCGCAGGCACAGCAGGCCAAGCAGGAATCATTTCATAAGATGTGGCACGATGATGAATGGATGAAAAAAAATATTCCTGTCGCCGGGATATTTGATTATTCAAAAATAGATTCGCTCGCAGAATTCCATGGCACACACCCGGAAGTGATGAAAGAAAGAATTCAGAAACAAAACTGGAAATTCAATTTCGATCCGGCGAAAAAAAAATGGGGAATGAAAATGCGCTTGTTGATGTGGATTGAAAAAACATCCGGCTGGAGAGTGGGGGAATATAAAAACTATATTCTGAAGTAG